One part of the Eucalyptus grandis isolate ANBG69807.140 chromosome 10, ASM1654582v1, whole genome shotgun sequence genome encodes these proteins:
- the LOC108954493 gene encoding uncharacterized protein LOC108954493, which yields MRDTKAPTDSVNVQITTIKLNGSSNYLLWAQAVKVYINAKGKLHYLTTDPPDENSRDYSGWMRENDTLLVWLWNSMEPSIATNVMFHTTAKGVWGDLMESYSQDKNMSRVYELYEKIFNFKQGDKSLGEYYSALKGMWEELNLYQPITTDLERLKTQRVEFQVAKFLSRLNALTYAVKSRFFFGERVPSMNEAFCRIQRIVPPSSTSSKDNSAFVASSGGRGGFSNKGRGFGGGRSRGGGRSGQSSDPVSRQCIHCGKFGHIVDTCWAKHEKPEWAQ from the coding sequence ATGCGTGATACTAAGGCTCCTACAGATAGTGTCAACGTTCAAATTAccactattaaattaaatggatcCTCCAATTACTTGTTATGGGCCCAAGCTGTGAAGGTCTATATTAATGCCAAAGGGAAACTTCATTATCTTACCACAGACCCTCCTGATGAAAATTctagagattatagtggttggATGAGAGAGAATGATACACTTCTGGTGTGGTTATGGAATAGCATGGAACCATCCATTGCTACTAATGTCATGTTCCACACAACTGCTAAGGGAGTGTGGGGTGATCTTATGGAGAGTTACTCACAAGACAAAAATATGTCTAGAGTTTATGAACTATATGAGAAGATCTTTAATTTTAAACAGGGAGACAAGTCTCTTGGAGAATATTATAGTGCTTTGAAAGGTATGTGGGAAGAACTCAATCTTTATCAGCCCATCACTACTGATCTTGAGAGACTAAAGACACAACGAGTTGAATTTCAAGTGGCCAAATTTTTATCTCGCTTGAATGCTTTGACTTACGCTGTGAAGAGTCGCTTCTTCTTTGGAGAGAGAGTTCCTTCTATGAATGAAGCATTTTGTCGAATTCAGCGCATTGTCCCTccgtcttctacttcatctaAAGACAATTCAGCATTTGTGGCAAGTAGTGGTGGTCGTGGTGGATTTTCCAATAAAGGTCGTGGTTTCGGGGGAGGTCGTAGTCGTGGTGGTGGACGTAGTGGACAAAGTTCTGATCCAGTTAGCCGTCAGTGTATACACTGTGGCAAATTCGGTCATATTGTTGACACTTGTTGGGCCAAGCATGAAAAGCCTGAGTGGGCTCAATGA